A part of Agromyces protaetiae genomic DNA contains:
- a CDS encoding aminoglycoside phosphotransferase family protein, with amino-acid sequence MTDAPPPDVPVDADLVARLVASQHPDLAAEVELVANGWDNAVFQLGTDYAVRMPRRELGARLVAGEQRWLPELAERSPVAVPVPVRAGVPEFEYPYPWSILTWLEGRDAASVATAARGGAALALAGFTTALRVSAPADAPVNPYRGVPLATRDEVTRERLASPFVSAHVSAADRAVLLDVWDDALAAPVWAGPPVWVHGDLHPANLLLDSAGGLAAVLDFGDLTSGDPATDLATAWLTFDAVGRAAFRRSVDVSSDTDASDWARARGWAVALGLAIVSTIGVDGRVGRIGAHALAEVLRGD; translated from the coding sequence ATGACGGATGCACCGCCGCCGGATGTCCCGGTCGACGCCGACCTCGTCGCGCGGCTCGTCGCTTCGCAGCACCCTGACCTCGCGGCGGAGGTCGAACTCGTCGCGAACGGGTGGGACAACGCGGTCTTCCAGCTCGGCACGGACTACGCGGTCCGGATGCCTCGCCGCGAGCTCGGCGCCCGGCTGGTCGCCGGCGAGCAGCGGTGGTTGCCCGAACTCGCCGAGCGCTCGCCGGTCGCGGTGCCCGTGCCCGTGCGGGCCGGGGTGCCCGAGTTCGAGTACCCGTACCCGTGGAGCATCCTGACCTGGCTCGAGGGCCGCGACGCGGCATCCGTCGCCACTGCCGCTCGGGGAGGCGCGGCGCTCGCGCTCGCAGGGTTCACGACGGCGCTGCGCGTGTCGGCGCCCGCCGACGCGCCCGTGAACCCGTACCGCGGGGTGCCGCTTGCGACGCGCGACGAGGTCACGCGCGAGCGGCTCGCGTCGCCGTTCGTGTCGGCGCACGTATCGGCCGCCGACAGGGCCGTGTTGCTCGACGTATGGGATGACGCCCTCGCCGCACCCGTCTGGGCCGGGCCGCCCGTGTGGGTGCACGGCGACCTGCACCCCGCGAACCTCCTGCTCGACAGCGCCGGCGGGCTCGCCGCCGTGCTCGACTTCGGCGACCTCACGTCGGGCGACCCCGCGACCGACCTCGCGACCGCGTGGCTCACGTTCGATGCGGTCGGGCGGGCGGCGTTCCGTCGGTCGGTGGATGTCTCGAGCGACACGGATGCCTCGGACTGGGCGCGTGCCCGCGGTTGGGCCGTGGCCCTCGGGCTCGCCATCGTCTCGACGATCGGCGTCGACGGACGGGTCGGCCGGATCGGGGCGCACGCGCTCGCCGAGGTGCTGCGGGGCGACTGA
- a CDS encoding MarR family winged helix-turn-helix transcriptional regulator produces MTEVSQIPPADWEAWAQFLGMHRKLMRRLDRRLQADAQISQADYTVLLALFEAPDNRARVGALGERLAWEKSRVSHQVTRMQTRGLVTRLECDTDGRGTWIELTAEGKRTLLGAMRDHARAIRETFFDVVDADELQAIRSASARVLDRLGDD; encoded by the coding sequence ATGACCGAGGTTTCCCAGATCCCCCCTGCCGATTGGGAGGCGTGGGCGCAGTTCCTCGGCATGCACCGCAAGCTCATGCGCCGCCTCGACCGCCGGCTCCAGGCCGACGCGCAGATCTCGCAGGCCGACTACACCGTGCTCCTCGCGCTCTTCGAGGCGCCCGACAACCGCGCCCGCGTCGGCGCGCTCGGCGAACGCCTCGCGTGGGAGAAGAGCCGCGTCTCGCACCAGGTCACGCGCATGCAGACCCGTGGGCTGGTCACGCGCCTCGAGTGCGACACCGACGGCCGCGGCACGTGGATCGAACTCACCGCCGAGGGCAAGCGCACACTGCTCGGTGCCATGCGAGACCACGCCCGAGCCATCCGCGAGACGTTCTTCGACGTCGTCGACGCCGACGAGTTGCAGGCGATCCGGTCGGCGTCGGCGCGCGTGCTCGATCGCCTCGGCGACGACTGA
- a CDS encoding phage holin family protein, giving the protein MRFILRVIVVALALWLTTFIVAGVSVVPWEQTTVATVLTYLLVAAIFGIVNAIVGGFIRIVAFPVYVITLGLISFIVNGLLLLLVAWISTQIGFGLQVESFWWGVLGALVLGLISWLIGLIVRPSKG; this is encoded by the coding sequence ATGCGATTCATCCTGCGCGTCATCGTCGTCGCCCTCGCCCTCTGGCTGACGACCTTCATCGTCGCCGGCGTGAGCGTCGTGCCGTGGGAGCAGACGACCGTGGCGACCGTGCTCACCTACCTGCTCGTCGCCGCCATCTTCGGCATCGTCAACGCGATCGTCGGCGGGTTCATCAGGATCGTCGCGTTCCCCGTCTACGTCATCACGCTCGGCCTCATCTCGTTCATCGTCAACGGGCTCCTGCTCCTGCTCGTCGCGTGGATCAGCACCCAGATCGGCTTCGGCCTGCAGGTCGAGAGCTTCTGGTGGGGCGTACTCGGCGCGCTCGTGCTCGGCCTCATCAGCTGGCTCATCGGGCTCATCGTGCGGCCGTCGAAGGGCTGA
- a CDS encoding histidinol-phosphate transaminase produces MTAPEPSRSAVRLRPEIAALPPYRQGRPAPADGHKLSSNENPFEPLPSVVDAVAATAATINRYPDATALSLREKLAERFGASADEVIVGGGSVALLAAFIQAAAGPGDEVVYSWRSFEAYPGLVTVSGATSVQVPNRDDHGHDLDALADAITDRTRVVIVCSPNNPTGTIVTAAEFEAFMARVPADLLVLLDEAYVEFVFDETSVDGRGLVGRYPNLVILRTFSKAYGLAGLRVGYAVGPVPILDAARATIIPLSVTAASTAAALASLEPDAEEELLERVSAIADRRDRLRAALVEAGWPVPEAHGNFVWLPAGDRTDAVAEALWNAGVVARPFAGAGIRVSVGDEAANDVLIATLAPLAP; encoded by the coding sequence GTGACTGCACCGGAGCCTTCGCGCAGCGCTGTGCGCCTGCGTCCCGAGATCGCCGCCCTACCCCCGTACCGCCAGGGGCGGCCGGCGCCTGCCGACGGCCACAAGCTGTCGAGCAACGAGAACCCCTTCGAGCCGCTGCCGTCGGTGGTCGACGCCGTGGCCGCGACCGCGGCGACGATCAACCGGTATCCCGACGCGACCGCCCTCTCGCTCCGCGAGAAGCTTGCCGAGCGGTTCGGCGCGAGCGCCGACGAGGTCATCGTCGGAGGCGGGTCGGTCGCGCTCCTCGCGGCGTTCATCCAGGCGGCGGCAGGCCCCGGCGACGAGGTCGTCTACTCATGGCGGTCGTTCGAGGCCTACCCGGGTCTCGTCACGGTCTCGGGTGCGACGAGCGTGCAGGTCCCGAACCGCGACGACCACGGGCACGACCTCGACGCGCTCGCCGATGCGATCACCGATCGCACGCGCGTCGTCATCGTGTGCTCGCCCAACAATCCGACGGGCACGATCGTCACGGCGGCCGAGTTCGAGGCGTTCATGGCGCGTGTGCCCGCCGATCTCCTCGTGCTGCTCGACGAGGCGTACGTCGAGTTCGTCTTCGACGAGACATCCGTCGACGGCCGCGGCCTCGTGGGCCGCTACCCGAATCTCGTCATCCTCCGCACCTTCTCGAAGGCCTACGGGCTCGCGGGCCTCCGCGTCGGCTACGCCGTCGGACCGGTGCCGATCCTCGACGCCGCTCGCGCGACGATCATCCCGCTGAGCGTGACGGCCGCCTCGACCGCGGCGGCGCTCGCGTCGCTCGAACCCGACGCCGAAGAAGAGCTGCTCGAACGCGTCTCGGCCATCGCCGACCGGCGCGACCGACTGCGCGCCGCCCTCGTCGAGGCGGGCTGGCCGGTGCCCGAGGCGCACGGCAACTTCGTCTGGTTGCCCGCGGGCGACCGCACCGACGCGGTCGCCGAGGCGCTCTGGAACGCGGGCGTCGTGGCGCGTCCCTTCGCGGGTGCGGGCATCCGCGTGAGCGTCGGTGACGAGGCCGCGAACGACGTGTTGATCGCAACGCTGGCACCGCTCGCACCCTGA
- a CDS encoding ABC transporter ATP-binding protein: MTKPGEPYKPSRQDRLRPAEYVGGAAIAAIFVGAVALMATRDWTIALIGLGGVFIVVLVVLALLQMAIKPDASEQAEISERGPDEHTEDRPGLH; encoded by the coding sequence GTGACCAAGCCCGGGGAGCCCTACAAGCCGAGCCGCCAAGACCGCCTCCGTCCGGCCGAGTACGTCGGCGGCGCCGCGATCGCCGCGATCTTCGTCGGAGCCGTCGCGCTCATGGCGACCCGCGACTGGACGATCGCGCTCATCGGCCTCGGCGGCGTGTTCATCGTCGTGCTCGTCGTGCTCGCGCTGCTGCAGATGGCGATCAAGCCCGACGCGTCCGAGCAGGCCGAGATCTCCGAACGCGGTCCCGACGAGCACACCGAAGACCGGCCCGGGCTGCACTAG
- a CDS encoding Re/Si-specific NAD(P)(+) transhydrogenase subunit alpha: MRVGIAKERREGERRVAATPETVRQLTGLGLEVVVEQGAGEASGISDVSYRDAGAELAPSGGLDLGSLDAFAHVRPLTRQWAAGLKPGTITVGLASPASELETVAALAEAGVTAFALELVPRISRAQSMDALTSQALVSGYRCVLEAAMRLPRFFPLYMTAAGTIPPAKVLVLGAGVAGLQAIGTAKRLGARVSANDVRAASADEVRSLGGTFIDLDLDAAADAAGGYAKELGEDRAALQRRLLAPHIADADVLITTAAIPGRPAPRLVTTDMVAAMRPGSVVVDLAAESGGNVEGSVAGADVSVPTASGDGAITIVGMKDAASTMPSDASRLYAKNVANLIELMTVDGAVVPDFDDEVVAGACLTAGGEVRHAPTAEALAAASRKEGA, from the coding sequence GTGAGGGTCGGCATCGCGAAGGAGCGGCGCGAGGGCGAGCGGCGGGTGGCCGCGACGCCTGAGACGGTCAGGCAGTTGACGGGGCTCGGTCTCGAAGTCGTCGTCGAGCAGGGTGCGGGTGAGGCATCCGGCATCTCGGATGTCTCGTACCGCGACGCAGGCGCCGAACTCGCGCCGAGCGGCGGGCTCGACCTCGGCTCGCTCGACGCGTTCGCGCACGTGCGCCCGCTCACCCGGCAATGGGCCGCCGGGTTGAAGCCGGGCACGATCACGGTCGGACTCGCCTCGCCCGCGTCCGAGCTCGAGACCGTGGCGGCGCTCGCCGAGGCGGGCGTCACGGCGTTCGCGCTCGAACTCGTGCCCCGCATCTCGCGCGCGCAGTCGATGGACGCCCTCACGAGCCAGGCGCTCGTATCCGGGTATCGGTGCGTGCTCGAGGCCGCCATGCGGCTGCCGCGGTTCTTCCCGCTCTACATGACGGCGGCGGGCACGATCCCGCCCGCGAAGGTGCTCGTGCTCGGCGCCGGTGTCGCGGGGTTGCAGGCGATCGGCACAGCCAAGCGCCTCGGCGCGCGCGTGTCGGCCAACGATGTGCGGGCGGCCTCGGCCGACGAGGTGCGTTCGCTCGGCGGCACGTTCATCGACCTCGACCTCGACGCCGCGGCCGACGCCGCGGGCGGATACGCGAAGGAGCTCGGCGAAGACCGTGCCGCCCTGCAGCGGCGCCTGCTCGCGCCGCACATCGCCGACGCCGACGTGCTCATCACGACGGCCGCGATCCCGGGGCGCCCGGCGCCGCGGCTCGTGACGACCGACATGGTCGCCGCGATGCGGCCGGGTTCGGTCGTCGTCGACCTCGCGGCCGAGTCGGGCGGCAACGTCGAGGGATCGGTCGCGGGGGCGGATGTCTCGGTGCCGACCGCGTCGGGCGACGGCGCGATCACGATCGTCGGCATGAAAGACGCGGCGTCGACGATGCCGTCGGATGCGTCGCGCCTCTACGCGAAGAACGTTGCGAACCTCATCGAGCTCATGACCGTCGACGGCGCCGTCGTGCCCGACTTCGACGACGAGGTCGTCGCCGGTGCGTGCCTCACCGCGGGCGGCGAGGTGCGACATGCGCCGACCGCAGAGGCGCTCGCCGCGGCATCCCGAAAGGAAGGCGCCTGA
- the purB gene encoding adenylosuccinate lyase, giving the protein MMSLPPQPLSPLDGRYRAAVESLGEHLSEAGLNRARVQVEVEWLIAQTDRSFFGTQPLDDAQKAALRKVVADFGQADIDELATLEATTRHDVKAVEYYVRRRLEGLGLDAIAELTHFAATSEDINNLSYAITVRDAVQQVWLPKLRGVIETIAALAREHRDAAMLSRTHGQPATPSTMGKELAVFAHRLRRIERQIEATEYLGKFSGATGTFSAHVVAAPDVSWPTVSREFVESLGLTWNPLTTQIESHDWQAELYGKVSHANRVLHNLATDIWTYISLGYFRQIPAAGATGSSTMPHKVNPIRFENAEANLELSSAVLDSLAATLVTSRLQRDLTDSSAQRNIGVGFGHSLLALDNIQRGLGEIDLDEALLLDDLDHNWEVLGEAIQTVIRAEVVAGRSTISDPYALLKELTRGKRVGAADLAAFVSSLEIGDEAKARLLALTPATYVGIADDLVDALD; this is encoded by the coding sequence ATGATGTCGCTGCCTCCCCAGCCGCTCAGCCCGCTCGACGGGCGCTACCGCGCGGCGGTCGAGTCCCTCGGCGAGCACCTCTCTGAGGCGGGCCTCAACCGCGCCCGGGTGCAGGTCGAGGTCGAGTGGCTCATCGCCCAGACCGACCGCTCGTTCTTCGGCACCCAGCCGCTCGACGACGCGCAGAAGGCGGCACTCCGCAAGGTCGTGGCCGACTTCGGCCAGGCCGACATCGACGAACTTGCGACCCTCGAGGCGACGACCCGTCACGACGTGAAAGCCGTCGAGTACTACGTGCGCCGCCGGCTCGAAGGCCTCGGCCTCGACGCGATCGCCGAGCTCACGCACTTCGCCGCGACGAGCGAAGACATCAACAATCTCTCGTACGCGATCACCGTCCGCGACGCCGTGCAGCAGGTGTGGCTGCCGAAGCTCCGCGGCGTCATCGAGACGATCGCCGCCCTCGCACGCGAGCACCGCGACGCCGCCATGCTCTCGCGCACGCACGGCCAGCCCGCGACACCGTCGACGATGGGCAAAGAACTGGCCGTCTTCGCGCACCGCCTGCGCCGCATCGAGCGCCAGATCGAGGCGACCGAGTACCTCGGCAAGTTCTCGGGCGCGACCGGCACGTTCTCGGCGCACGTCGTCGCAGCTCCGGATGTCTCGTGGCCCACCGTGTCGCGCGAGTTCGTCGAATCGCTCGGACTCACCTGGAACCCCCTCACGACGCAGATCGAGTCGCACGACTGGCAGGCCGAGCTGTACGGCAAGGTCTCGCACGCGAACCGCGTGCTCCACAACCTCGCGACCGACATCTGGACCTACATCTCACTCGGCTACTTCCGTCAGATCCCCGCCGCGGGTGCGACGGGTTCGTCGACGATGCCGCACAAGGTCAACCCGATCCGCTTCGAGAACGCCGAGGCCAACCTCGAGCTCTCCTCCGCCGTCCTCGACTCGCTCGCCGCGACCCTCGTGACGTCGCGTCTCCAGCGCGACCTCACCGACTCGAGCGCGCAGCGCAACATCGGCGTGGGCTTCGGGCACTCGCTCCTCGCGCTCGACAACATCCAGCGCGGCCTGGGCGAGATCGACCTCGACGAGGCGCTGCTCCTCGACGACCTCGACCACAACTGGGAGGTGCTCGGCGAGGCGATCCAGACGGTCATCCGCGCCGAGGTCGTCGCCGGCCGGTCGACGATCAGCGACCCCTACGCGCTGCTCAAAGAGCTCACGCGGGGCAAGCGGGTCGGCGCCGCCGACCTCGCGGCGTTCGTCTCGTCGTTGGAGATCGGCGACGAGGCGAAGGCTCGTCTGCTCGCGCTCACGCCCGCGACCTACGTCGGCATCGCCGACGACCTCGTCGACGCGCTCGATTGA
- a CDS encoding NADPH-dependent FMN reductase, translating to MTALKIGIIIGSTRPGRVGDQVAKWVLDQARAHGGAEFEIVDLKDFALPHLDEAIPPSLGQYANEHTKAWAEKVEEFDGYVFVTPEYNHSTSGALKNAIDFVYAEWNNKAAGLVSYGSAGGTRAAEHLRLILAEIQIADVRQQVSFSLMTDFENYTVFTPAPYHAQAMKTQLDQLVAWAGALRTVREEQQVAAAA from the coding sequence ATGACCGCTCTCAAGATCGGCATCATCATCGGCAGCACCCGCCCCGGCCGCGTCGGCGACCAGGTCGCGAAATGGGTCCTCGACCAGGCCCGCGCCCACGGCGGCGCCGAGTTCGAGATCGTCGACCTCAAAGACTTCGCCCTCCCGCACCTCGACGAGGCGATCCCGCCGAGCCTCGGCCAGTACGCCAACGAGCACACCAAGGCCTGGGCCGAGAAGGTCGAGGAGTTCGACGGCTACGTCTTCGTCACGCCCGAGTACAACCACTCGACGTCGGGCGCCCTCAAGAACGCGATCGACTTCGTCTACGCCGAGTGGAACAACAAGGCCGCAGGCCTCGTGAGCTACGGCTCGGCGGGCGGCACGCGTGCGGCCGAGCACCTGCGACTCATCCTCGCCGAGATCCAGATCGCGGATGTCCGCCAGCAGGTCTCGTTCTCGCTCATGACCGACTTCGAGAACTACACGGTCTTCACCCCCGCGCCCTACCACGCGCAGGCGATGAAGACCCAGCTCGACCAGCTCGTCGCGTGGGCCGGCGCCCTCCGCACCGTGCGCGAGGAGCAGCAGGTCGCGGCCGCGGCCTGA
- a CDS encoding NAD(P)(+) transhydrogenase (Re/Si-specific) subunit beta gives MPLFPPVVSSLLYLVAAVCFILALRGLSSPKTARRGNLIGALGALIAVVTVFLASRLENIPWILAAIAVGTAIAWPIARRVQMTQMPQLVAMLNGVGGGAAALIALLELPHAADWWTRLAIVLTLLIGAISFAGSVITFSKLQGILSAKAIVFPGLALLMVGVLVVAVAAGAWVVTSGPFFAAVAVLVLGLAVGVLLVLPVGGADVPIVISLLNAFTGLAVAASGFVLGNVLLIIAGTLVGASGTILTRAMAQAMGRSVSGILFGAFKGGSTAGSTEASDRPVRSSSAEDVAVLLGYAQKVIIVPGYGLAVAQGQHTVAELQQALEARGIEVEYAIHPVAGRMPGHMNVLLAEANVPYESLKEMSEVNGEFKQTDVALVVGANDVVNPAAKTTPGSPIYGMPILEVGDAKQVVFLKRSMRPGFAGIENELLYEPQTTLLFGDAKDSLAKVLAAVKAL, from the coding sequence ATGCCCCTCTTCCCGCCCGTCGTCTCGTCGCTCCTCTACCTCGTCGCCGCCGTCTGCTTCATCCTCGCCCTCCGTGGCCTGTCGTCGCCGAAGACCGCCCGTCGCGGCAACCTCATCGGCGCGCTCGGGGCCCTCATCGCCGTCGTCACGGTGTTCCTCGCCTCGCGCCTCGAGAACATCCCGTGGATCCTCGCGGCGATCGCCGTCGGCACCGCGATCGCGTGGCCGATCGCCCGCCGCGTGCAGATGACGCAGATGCCCCAGCTCGTCGCGATGCTGAACGGCGTCGGCGGCGGAGCCGCGGCCCTCATCGCGCTGCTCGAACTCCCCCACGCGGCGGACTGGTGGACGCGTCTCGCGATCGTCCTGACGCTCCTCATCGGCGCGATCAGCTTCGCCGGATCGGTCATCACGTTCTCGAAGCTGCAGGGCATCCTGTCGGCCAAGGCGATCGTGTTCCCGGGCCTCGCGCTGCTCATGGTCGGGGTGCTCGTCGTCGCGGTCGCGGCAGGCGCGTGGGTCGTGACATCCGGCCCGTTCTTCGCCGCCGTGGCGGTGCTCGTACTGGGCCTTGCGGTCGGCGTGCTGCTCGTCCTCCCCGTCGGCGGTGCCGACGTGCCGATCGTCATCTCGCTGCTCAACGCCTTCACGGGCCTCGCCGTCGCCGCGTCGGGCTTCGTCCTCGGCAACGTGCTGCTCATCATCGCGGGCACGCTCGTCGGCGCATCGGGCACGATCCTGACCCGCGCCATGGCGCAGGCGATGGGCCGGAGCGTGTCGGGCATCCTCTTCGGCGCGTTCAAGGGCGGGTCGACGGCGGGGTCGACCGAGGCGTCCGACCGGCCGGTGCGCTCGTCGAGCGCCGAGGATGTCGCGGTGCTGCTCGGGTACGCACAGAAGGTGATCATCGTGCCCGGCTACGGCCTCGCGGTCGCGCAGGGCCAGCACACCGTCGCCGAGCTGCAGCAGGCGCTCGAGGCGCGCGGGATCGAGGTCGAGTACGCGATCCATCCGGTCGCGGGGCGCATGCCCGGGCACATGAACGTGCTGCTCGCCGAGGCGAACGTGCCCTACGAGTCGCTCAAGGAGATGAGCGAGGTCAACGGCGAGTTCAAGCAGACGGATGTCGCGCTCGTCGTCGGCGCGAACGACGTCGTGAACCCCGCCGCCAAGACGACGCCGGGCTCGCCCATCTACGGCATGCCGATCCTCGAGGTCGGCGACGCGAAGCAGGTCGTGTTCTTGAAGCGCTCGATGCGGCCGGGCTTCGCGGGCATCGAGAACGAGCTCTTGTACGAGCCGCAGACGACGCTGCTCTTCGGCGACGCGAAGGACTCGCTCGCGAAGGTGCTCGCGGCGGTCAAGGCGCTGTAG
- a CDS encoding NAD(P) transhydrogenase subunit alpha — protein MDPISLATITVLAVFVGFEVVSKVSSTLHTPLMSGTNAIHGIVLIGAIIVAGQAHDPWVLAVALLAVVLATANLVGGFVVTDRMLEMFKGRAKKGTDA, from the coding sequence ATGGATCCGATCTCACTCGCGACGATCACGGTGCTCGCCGTGTTCGTCGGCTTCGAAGTCGTCTCGAAGGTGTCGAGCACGCTCCACACGCCGCTCATGAGCGGCACGAACGCGATCCACGGCATCGTCCTCATCGGCGCGATCATCGTCGCCGGTCAGGCGCACGACCCGTGGGTGCTCGCCGTCGCCCTGCTCGCCGTCGTGCTCGCGACCGCGAACCTCGTCGGCGGCTTCGTCGTCACCGACCGCATGCTCGAGATGTTCAAGGGTCGCGCGAAGAAGGGAACCGACGCCTGA
- a CDS encoding low molecular weight protein-tyrosine-phosphatase, translated as MTRADAEGPAAQPFRVSFVCTGNICRSPMAEVVLRKLADDAGLSNALRIESAATGDWHVGERADQRTIDALERAGYDGTHHRAKQFDPQVFGELDLVVAFDRGQARILRNWARTAVDQHKVRLLLEFDPELAPLQDVPDPYYSDSETFDRVLGMIEQSTSALFRQLAPALRQGIR; from the coding sequence ATGACGCGTGCGGATGCCGAGGGGCCCGCAGCGCAGCCCTTCCGGGTGTCCTTCGTGTGCACCGGCAACATCTGCCGCTCGCCGATGGCGGAGGTCGTGCTGCGCAAGCTCGCCGACGACGCCGGGCTTTCGAATGCGTTGCGCATCGAATCGGCGGCGACCGGCGACTGGCACGTCGGCGAGCGCGCCGACCAACGCACGATCGACGCCCTCGAGCGCGCGGGCTACGACGGCACGCACCATCGGGCCAAGCAGTTCGACCCGCAGGTGTTCGGCGAGCTCGACCTCGTCGTCGCGTTCGACCGCGGCCAGGCGCGCATCCTGCGCAACTGGGCGCGTACGGCGGTCGACCAGCACAAGGTGCGGCTGCTGCTCGAGTTCGACCCCGAACTCGCGCCCCTGCAAGACGTCCCCGACCCCTACTACAGCGACTCAGAAACCTTCGATCGAGTTCTTGGGATGATAGAGCAGTCGACTTCGGCACTCTTTCGGCAACTCGCCCCCGCACTCAGACAAGGAATCCGATGA
- a CDS encoding DUF308 domain-containing protein, translated as MAVARADAVVRAPYWAVPVVRGVLALVPAAVITFVQDHSPTLGLFVFGAWALVSGVLIGALSLRFVTDRFAGAIFAINAVVTAVAGILALATPASLSFLVVLVIAWAAVTGILEIVAGLRVRGRSAVSRDWITAGGVTALAALAFLFFPFDAVSIVGLLGAYLVIIGVLLVIGGLSLKWSQAPKPAVAPGTEQQS; from the coding sequence GTGGCCGTTGCCCGTGCCGACGCCGTCGTACGCGCGCCGTACTGGGCCGTCCCCGTCGTCCGTGGCGTGCTGGCCCTCGTGCCCGCCGCCGTCATCACGTTCGTGCAAGACCACTCGCCGACGCTCGGCCTCTTCGTCTTCGGCGCGTGGGCGCTCGTCTCGGGCGTGCTCATCGGAGCCCTGTCGCTGCGGTTCGTGACCGACCGATTCGCGGGCGCGATCTTCGCGATCAACGCCGTCGTCACCGCCGTCGCGGGCATCCTCGCCCTCGCGACCCCTGCGAGCCTCTCCTTCCTCGTCGTCCTCGTGATCGCGTGGGCGGCCGTCACGGGCATCCTCGAGATCGTCGCGGGCCTCCGCGTGCGCGGCCGCAGCGCGGTCTCGCGCGACTGGATCACCGCCGGTGGCGTCACCGCCCTCGCGGCCCTCGCGTTCCTGTTCTTCCCCTTCGACGCCGTGAGCATCGTCGGTCTCCTGGGGGCCTACCTCGTCATCATCGGCGTGCTGCTCGTCATCGGCGGCCTCTCCCTCAAGTGGAGCCAGGCCCCGAAGCCCGCGGTCGCGCCCGGAACGGAGCAGCAGTCGTGA
- a CDS encoding O-acetylhomoserine aminocarboxypropyltransferase/cysteine synthase family protein yields the protein MSLESDALIDAPAHEFGFDTEQLHAGYQGEAAHGARITPIYLTAGFIFDDFDQAAARFGGSDAGYVYSRTNNPTLAALEQSIARLERGAGATLAGSGQAAIAVGLLGVLAAGDHFLSTPSIYEGTRALFRGNLSRFGIEVEFVDDPNDPDDWARRVRPNTKLFYGEAIPNPKNDLIDIELIANAAHAHGLPFAIDSTVPTPYLLRPIEYGADIVLHSTSKFLAGHGSTIGGVTVDAGNFDWSKHPERFPHLFKPMVAGDPTTWIEKFGPLANFAFTRSVVAGRLGTSFSPFNAYQVQQGIETLSLRMERHVANAQVVAEWLDRQPEVSSVDYPGLPSNPYHALAQRYYPKGPGSVFAFTLTGGQEAAKVVYNAVEVFTRMTHIGDVRSLILHPPTTTHSKLSQAERDAGGIWPGLLRLSVGIEDVSDLIADLDRAFKVLRGENPPSLHAGAGAGERVQADGL from the coding sequence ATGTCCCTCGAATCCGACGCGCTCATCGACGCGCCCGCCCACGAGTTCGGCTTCGACACCGAACAGCTCCACGCGGGCTACCAGGGCGAGGCGGCGCACGGCGCGCGCATCACGCCGATCTACCTCACGGCGGGGTTCATCTTCGACGACTTCGACCAGGCGGCGGCCCGGTTCGGCGGCAGCGATGCGGGATACGTCTACTCGCGCACGAACAACCCGACGCTCGCGGCGCTCGAGCAGTCGATCGCGCGTCTCGAGCGCGGCGCGGGGGCGACGCTCGCGGGGAGCGGCCAGGCGGCGATCGCGGTGGGCCTGCTCGGCGTGCTCGCCGCGGGCGACCACTTCCTGTCGACGCCGAGCATCTACGAGGGCACGCGGGCGCTCTTCCGCGGCAACCTCAGCCGGTTCGGCATCGAGGTCGAGTTCGTCGACGACCCCAACGACCCCGACGACTGGGCTCGCCGCGTGCGGCCGAACACGAAGCTCTTCTACGGCGAGGCGATCCCGAACCCGAAGAACGACCTCATCGACATCGAGCTCATCGCGAATGCGGCGCACGCGCACGGGCTGCCGTTCGCGATCGACTCGACCGTGCCGACGCCCTACCTGCTGCGACCGATCGAGTACGGCGCCGACATCGTGCTGCACTCGACGAGCAAGTTCCTCGCCGGGCACGGCTCGACGATCGGCGGCGTCACGGTCGACGCGGGCAACTTCGACTGGTCGAAGCATCCCGAGAGGTTCCCGCACCTCTTCAAGCCGATGGTCGCGGGCGACCCGACGACCTGGATCGAGAAGTTCGGCCCGCTCGCGAACTTCGCCTTCACGCGCTCGGTCGTCGCGGGCCGCCTCGGCACGAGCTTTTCGCCGTTCAACGCCTACCAGGTGCAGCAGGGCATCGAGACGCTCTCGCTCCGCATGGAACGGCACGTCGCGAACGCGCAGGTCGTCGCCGAGTGGCTCGACCGCCAGCCCGAGGTGTCGAGCGTCGACTACCCCGGCCTGCCGTCGAACCCGTACCACGCGCTCGCGCAGCGCTATTACCCGAAGGGGCCGGGCTCGGTCTTCGCGTTCACGCTCACGGGCGGTCAGGAGGCGGCGAAGGTCGTCTACAACGCGGTCGAGGTCTTCACGCGGATGACCCACATCGGCGATGTCCGGTCGCTCATCCTGCACCCGCCGACGACGACCCACTCGAAGCTCTCCCAGGCCGAGCGCGACGCCGGCGGCATCTGGCCGGGGCTGCTTCGCCTGTCGGTGGGCATCGAGGATGTCTCCGACCTGATCGCCGACCTTGACCGCGCATTCAAGGTGCTGCGGGGCGAGAATCCGCCGTCGCTTCATGCCGGTGCAGGCGCCGGCGAGCGGGTGCAGGCCGACGGGCTGTAG